The following nucleotide sequence is from Microbacterium imperiale.
GCGCCGCGGTGCCGGAGGCGGCGGACGAGCGTCAGCACACCCACGATGATCAGCCCCGCCAGCAACCCGGCGATGGCGGAGACGAGCGTCTCCCCCGTCCACACCACGGCCCCGCCGAGATCGTGCAGAGCGTGCTCGATGCCGTGGAGCAGGTCGGCCGCGGCGTGCACGCCGACCTCGCCGAGGTTCGCCAGCAAGAGGTGTCCGCCGACCCACAGCATGGCGACGGTGCCGACGACGCTGATGACGCGGAACACCGCCGGCATGGACCGGACGATCCGCATCCCCGTGTGTCGCACCTGGCGCGACGGGTTCTTCGCCATGCGCAGGCCGATGTCATCGATCTTCACCAGGAGCGCGACCGCCCCGTAGACGATGCCGGTCATCAGGAGCGCGATGACGGCGAGCACGGCGAGCGTCTGCCAGATGCTCATGTCGTCGTCGAGGTTCGACAGCGAGATGAGCATGATCTCGGCCGAGAGGATGAGATCGGTGCGCACGGCACCGAGAACGAGCTTCTTCTCGTCGCGCGGGCCGTCATCAGCGGCCCCGTGGTGCACACCGAACCACTCGAGCACCTTCTCCGCACCTTCGTAGCAGAGGAACGTCCCGCCGAGGATGAGCAGGAACGGCAGCACGGCCGGAGCGAAGGCGGTCAGCAGCAGCGCCACCGGGATGATGATGAGGAACTTGTTCGCGATCGACCCGAGCGCGATCTTCGCGACGACGGGCAGCTCGCGGGCCGGCGTGATGCCCTGCACGTACTGCGGCGTCACGGCGGCGTCGTCGATGACGACACCCGCCGACTTGGCCGAGGCCTTGAGCGCGGCGCTCAGGATGTCGTCGACGACGGCGAGCAGACCAACCGACATGATTCCCCTTTTAGGAGTAGAAGAGCTTCTCGAACACGCGGCGGGCCTGACGCGCGGCGCGCATCCAGTCCTCCTCGACCATCGTGGCCGATCTCGCAGGATATTCCAGCAATCGGCCGATCCCGTCCAGCCGCGCCCGATCGGTGGGCAGCACGTCGCTGGTCTGGCCCGAGAGCAGCGTGTTCGCCGACCGCAGGCGGCTGGCCAGCCGCCACGCCGCCGCGAGCTTGTCGGCCGCGTCCTGCGGGATCAGCTCGGCCGTCACCGCAGCCTCGAGTGCGGACATCGTCGAGGTCGTCCGCAGGCCCTCGATGCGATGGCCGTGCTCGAGCTGCAGCAGCTGCACGAGCCATTCGACGTCGCTCAGGCCCCCGGGACCGAGCTTGAGGTGGCGCGAACGGTCCTGCCCCTGCGGCAGACGCTCGCTCTCGACACGGGCCTTGATACGGCGGATCTCCCGCAGCCCCTGCGGGTCGGGCGCCTCGGGATAGCGCACGTCGTCGGCGAGCGCGAGGAAACGCTCGATGAGCGACACGCTGCCGGCGACGCCGCGAGCACGTAGCAGCGCCTGCGCCTCCCACGACAGCGACCACCGGCGGTAGTACTCGGCGTACGACTCCAGCGAACGCACGAGCGGTCCGTTGCGCCCCTCCGGCCGCAGGCCGGCGTCGAGATCGAGGGGGACGCGGTGATCCTCGGAGTAGCGCCGCACCCCGTGCACCAGCTGCAGCGCCAGCTCCTGTGCCCGCTGCGGTGCGACGCCGTTCGGATCGTAGACGTAGATGATGTCGGCATCCGACCCGAAACCGAGCTCGGCACCGCCGAAGCGCCCCATCGCGATGATCGAGAAGTCGAGGCCGTCGTCCTCCGGCGGGACGATCTCGCGGCGCACCGCCCGCAGGGTGGCCTGGATCGTCACCTCGGTGATCGTCGTCAGTCCTTCCGCGAGCTCCTCGATCGAGAGATCTCCCACCACCGCGGCCATGGCGAGACGCAGCAGCTCACGCCGACGCAGCGCACGCACCGCCGACATCGCGTCGTCGATCGACCGGTGTCGGGTCTGGATCGCGCGCGCCTCCTCCTGCAGCACGTAGCCGGGTCGCGGACGCAGCTGCTCGCGCGAGTCGAGCCACGCGATGGACTCGGGGATCCACTCCATGAGCTCACCGACGTAGCGTGAGCCCGACAGCAGCCGGGTCAGGCTCTCTGCGGCGCCGGACGAGTCGCGCAGCATCCGCAGGAACCACGGGGTGTCGCCGAGACGCTCGCTGATGCGGCGGAAGGCCAGCAGTCCGTAATCGGGGTCGACGCCGTCGGCGAACCACCGGATCATGACGGGCATGAGGTGACGCTGGATCACCGTCTTGCGGCTGAGCCCACTCGTCAGGGCGCCCATGTGTCGCAGCGCGCCAGCCGGATCGCGGAATCCGATCGCCGCGAGGCGGGCTTTCGCCTGCTCGGGCGAGAGGGTGTGCTCGTCCGCCGGCAATGCCGCGACGGCCGACAGCAGCGGTCGGTAGAACAGGCGGACGTGGATCTCGCGCACCTCGCGCTTGATCTCCTCCCAGGCCGCGACGACCCGGTCGGCGCTCTCGCCGATGCGCGCCGATCGGGCGAGGATGCGCAGCGATGCGCCGTCCTCGGGCATGAGGTGGGTGCGTCGCAGCTCGCGCAGCTGCAGCCGGTGCTCCATGACGCGCAGCCGCCGGTAGTCGAGAGCGAAGTGGGCGGCATCCTCGCGTCCGATGTACCCCTGCGACACGAGAGCGTCGAGTGCGTCGAGGGTCGAGCGCTCGCGGATCCGTTCGTCGGACGCCCCGTGCACGAGCTGCAGCAGCTGGACGGTGAATTCGATGTCGCGGATGCCGCCGGGCCCGAGCTTCAGCTGACGAGCGACCTCGTCGGCGGGGATGTGCTCGGTCACGCGCTCGCGCATGCGCTGCACGCTGTCGACGAAGTTCTCGCGGGCGGCGCTGGCCCAGACGCGCGGCTGGACGGCGGCGACGTAGCGCTCGCCGAGGTCCTCGTCTCCGGCGAGGGGGCGGGCCTTCAACAGCGCCTGGAACTCCCAGCTCTTGGCCCACCGGTCGTAGTAGGCGATGTGCGACTCGAGCGTGCGCACCAGGGCGCCCTGCTTCCCTTCGGGGCGCAGATTGGGATCGACCTCCCACAGCGGCGGCTCGATCTCGACCTCCGAGATCCCGCGCATCGTCTGCATGGCCAGGCGCGTGGCGATGTCGACCGCGCGCGCTTCGGCGACGACCGACTCATCGGTCGAGCCGCCCACGAAGATGACGTCCACGTCGCTGACGTAGTTCAGCTCGCGGGCGCCTGACTTGCCCATGCCGATGATCGCAAGCTGCGTCGCGGCGACCTCGTCTCGGGCGAACCGTCCGGCACCGGGCACACCGGCCACGAGCCGCGCGCGGGCCACGGCGAGCGAGGCCTCCAGCGCTGCTCCCGCCGCGTCGGCGAGTGCGGCCGCGACGGCGTGCAGGATGAGCGCGGGGTCGGACGCGCCGAGATCGAATCGGGCGATGCGTGCGAGCATCCGCCGGTAGCCGATGCGCAGAGCGACCCAGGCCTCGTCGCCCGCGGAGTCCGCGAACCCCTCGGTCGCGCCGACGCTCGCGAGGAGGGCGTCGCGCAGCTCGTCGCGCGTCGGCAGCCCCTCGCCCTCATCCGTGAGATCGACGAGCTCGTCCGGATGCCGGAGGTAGAACTCCGCGAAGCCCCGTGAGGCGCCGAGCACGGACCAGACGGCATCCGGGCGTCGGGCCAGCGCCTCGCGCACC
It contains:
- a CDS encoding DUF808 domain-containing protein, with product MSVGLLAVVDDILSAALKASAKSAGVVIDDAAVTPQYVQGITPARELPVVAKIALGSIANKFLIIIPVALLLTAFAPAVLPFLLILGGTFLCYEGAEKVLEWFGVHHGAADDGPRDEKKLVLGAVRTDLILSAEIMLISLSNLDDDMSIWQTLAVLAVIALLMTGIVYGAVALLVKIDDIGLRMAKNPSRQVRHTGMRIVRSMPAVFRVISVVGTVAMLWVGGHLLLANLGEVGVHAAADLLHGIEHALHDLGGAVVWTGETLVSAIAGLLAGLIIVGVLTLVRRLRHRGADAHSGAGAH
- a CDS encoding bifunctional [glutamine synthetase] adenylyltransferase/[glutamine synthetase]-adenylyl-L-tyrosine phosphorylase, whose product is MIRGPRAVGLTGLARAGFDDLGRADEHLGELSAATGLPRDELVSGAELAADPDGATDALLSIARRAPDAVREALARRPDAVWSVLGASRGFAEFYLRHPDELVDLTDEGEGLPTRDELRDALLASVGATEGFADSAGDEAWVALRIGYRRMLARIARFDLGASDPALILHAVAAALADAAGAALEASLAVARARLVAGVPGAGRFARDEVAATQLAIIGMGKSGARELNYVSDVDVIFVGGSTDESVVAEARAVDIATRLAMQTMRGISEVEIEPPLWEVDPNLRPEGKQGALVRTLESHIAYYDRWAKSWEFQALLKARPLAGDEDLGERYVAAVQPRVWASAARENFVDSVQRMRERVTEHIPADEVARQLKLGPGGIRDIEFTVQLLQLVHGASDERIRERSTLDALDALVSQGYIGREDAAHFALDYRRLRVMEHRLQLRELRRTHLMPEDGASLRILARSARIGESADRVVAAWEEIKREVREIHVRLFYRPLLSAVAALPADEHTLSPEQAKARLAAIGFRDPAGALRHMGALTSGLSRKTVIQRHLMPVMIRWFADGVDPDYGLLAFRRISERLGDTPWFLRMLRDSSGAAESLTRLLSGSRYVGELMEWIPESIAWLDSREQLRPRPGYVLQEEARAIQTRHRSIDDAMSAVRALRRRELLRLAMAAVVGDLSIEELAEGLTTITEVTIQATLRAVRREIVPPEDDGLDFSIIAMGRFGGAELGFGSDADIIYVYDPNGVAPQRAQELALQLVHGVRRYSEDHRVPLDLDAGLRPEGRNGPLVRSLESYAEYYRRWSLSWEAQALLRARGVAGSVSLIERFLALADDVRYPEAPDPQGLREIRRIKARVESERLPQGQDRSRHLKLGPGGLSDVEWLVQLLQLEHGHRIEGLRTTSTMSALEAAVTAELIPQDAADKLAAAWRLASRLRSANTLLSGQTSDVLPTDRARLDGIGRLLEYPARSATMVEEDWMRAARQARRVFEKLFYS